The Nostoc sp. 'Lobaria pulmonaria (5183) cyanobiont' genome window below encodes:
- a CDS encoding HesA/MoeB/ThiF family protein: MNLTPSELERYHRQMMLPNFGEAGQKRLKSATVLVTGVGGLGGTSALYLAVAGVGRLILVRGGNLRLDDLNRQVLMTNDWVGKPRVLKAKETLQAINPDIQVEAVDDYVTKENVDSLVQSADIAVDCAHNFTERNLLNQACVRWQKPMVEAAMDGMEAYLTTIIPGVTPCLSCLFPEKPDWNQRGFSVIGAVSGTLACLSALEVIKLITKFSQPLLSQLLTIDLMRMEFAKRHSYRDPSCLVCSSSFEEENS; the protein is encoded by the coding sequence ATGAACTTAACACCCAGTGAGTTAGAACGCTATCACCGCCAAATGATGCTTCCCAATTTTGGAGAAGCAGGACAAAAGCGCTTGAAGTCTGCAACGGTTTTGGTTACAGGTGTAGGGGGATTAGGCGGGACATCAGCGCTTTATTTGGCAGTAGCGGGTGTTGGGCGGCTAATCCTAGTTCGGGGTGGTAACTTGCGGCTAGATGATCTCAATCGTCAGGTTCTAATGACAAATGATTGGGTAGGTAAGCCAAGAGTACTCAAAGCCAAAGAAACTCTGCAAGCGATTAATCCTGATATTCAGGTGGAAGCAGTTGATGATTACGTTACAAAAGAGAATGTAGATTCTTTAGTGCAATCTGCTGATATAGCTGTTGATTGCGCCCACAATTTCACAGAGCGGAACTTGCTCAATCAGGCTTGCGTGCGCTGGCAAAAACCAATGGTAGAAGCTGCAATGGACGGAATGGAAGCTTACCTGACAACGATTATTCCTGGTGTCACTCCTTGTCTATCATGCTTGTTTCCAGAAAAGCCGGATTGGAATCAGCGTGGGTTCTCGGTTATCGGTGCTGTTTCTGGGACACTCGCTTGTCTTAGTGCATTAGAGGTAATAAAGCTGATTACTAAGTTTAGTCAACCCTTATTGTCACAACTGCTAACAATCGATTTGATGCGAATGGAATTTGCCAAACGACATTCTTATCGCGATCCTTCATGTCTGGTGTGTAGTAGCAGTTTTGAAGAGGAAAATTCGTAA
- a CDS encoding FAD-dependent oxidoreductase, translating to MSNFLPDNDVNILVIGAGVSGLTTAICLREAGFSVVIVADRFAPDLTSIVAGALWEWPPAVCGRHGAPRSLERSKDWCMTTYNKFKKIHTEFGSEETGLYLRDAYFYFKDVLENRPDDLRKMNELKNKVDGFERGLQIVKETIDLNFKGGIKDAYKHMAPMTNTDVYMKWLLQYVKDIGCEIIQEKITVNVVQNEQELLHRFNAKAIVNCAGLGSIATTGDTSMYPLRGALVRVKNLGKVVTDAHCISHEESSSNEQDIVYIVPKGDDLVVLGGLTQQDQWDTNLSLEVPIIRQMYDGCLEFLQELRELPLDEKEPVRTGLRPLTEENVCVERVLNTHVFYNYGHGGSGVTLSWGCSQEIVQLVQEMLREQANSVVLDSSKIDSNKQTIFVLHDMLPYETDFKHIQSDNRNLVLLCSRRGLSKVVSSQYQHLDLVRIVEPYNLQNLLQTYQQIQTDYKLLDNNRIVTNDEYSVLLAAQLREALNLVGDRPTIIRQFTDKSYLKSALKNSLIRVPKYLIFAQDQYRKDPISYLKFVLEELGNHIFIKPVTGAGSEKTRRIHTVDDLKAWCDSNVDSNEEFEFDEFIKGQLYNTSVVIKNGQACYFAACKHYRPNDEFIYGHQIGNIVVREEDPEFQKLWQFSSDTLQSLEHGYPKNGVINIDFFLQEGSEEPILMEVAARSPGEFVSRMFDIYQGVRLNELHLQLQIGDSPDIILKDKNEWKYSAYSIHPKQDGVVTSIEKPILESDVKVYWHIYLEEKLNESQSMMDVAIAIVLSHHDFSTLHRDYEVANSTNFYNTKKDFF from the coding sequence ATGAGCAATTTCTTGCCGGATAATGATGTGAATATTTTAGTAATTGGGGCTGGAGTAAGTGGTCTAACAACCGCTATATGTCTGAGAGAGGCAGGTTTTAGTGTTGTGATTGTTGCGGATCGTTTTGCCCCAGATTTAACCTCTATTGTGGCAGGTGCATTGTGGGAATGGCCACCGGCAGTCTGTGGTAGGCATGGAGCTCCTAGATCCTTGGAACGCTCTAAAGACTGGTGTATGACTACCTATAATAAATTCAAGAAAATACACACAGAGTTTGGTTCAGAAGAAACAGGACTTTATTTGAGGGATGCATATTTCTATTTCAAGGATGTTTTGGAAAATCGACCTGATGACCTTCGCAAAATGAATGAGTTGAAGAATAAGGTTGATGGATTTGAAAGAGGCTTACAGATTGTCAAAGAAACGATTGATTTGAATTTTAAAGGAGGTATAAAAGATGCTTATAAACACATGGCTCCGATGACAAATACCGATGTCTACATGAAGTGGTTACTTCAATACGTAAAGGATATTGGATGTGAGATCATCCAGGAAAAAATCACTGTCAATGTGGTTCAAAATGAACAAGAACTACTTCATCGTTTTAATGCAAAGGCAATTGTTAACTGTGCTGGACTAGGTTCAATAGCAACTACAGGGGATACTTCTATGTATCCTTTGAGAGGCGCACTTGTCAGGGTTAAGAATCTGGGGAAAGTTGTGACAGACGCTCATTGTATTTCCCACGAAGAATCTTCTTCAAATGAGCAAGACATCGTTTACATAGTTCCTAAAGGGGATGATTTGGTGGTCTTGGGAGGATTAACGCAGCAAGACCAATGGGATACAAATTTATCTCTTGAAGTTCCAATTATCCGACAGATGTATGATGGCTGTTTGGAGTTTCTACAGGAATTAAGAGAACTCCCACTAGATGAGAAAGAGCCTGTTAGGACTGGTTTACGACCATTAACAGAGGAAAATGTTTGTGTGGAAAGGGTTTTAAACACACACGTATTTTATAATTATGGACATGGAGGGTCAGGAGTAACTCTGTCATGGGGATGTTCACAAGAAATTGTCCAGTTGGTACAAGAAATGCTCCGCGAGCAGGCAAATTCAGTTGTCTTGGACAGTAGTAAGATAGATAGCAATAAGCAGACTATTTTTGTTCTGCATGATATGCTTCCCTACGAAACTGATTTTAAGCATATCCAATCAGATAATAGAAATCTGGTTTTACTCTGTAGCAGACGAGGACTCAGTAAGGTTGTATCCTCCCAGTATCAGCACTTGGATCTTGTGCGGATTGTAGAACCTTACAATTTGCAAAATCTGCTCCAAACCTATCAACAGATTCAGACTGATTATAAACTTTTGGATAACAATCGCATTGTTACCAATGATGAGTATTCAGTATTGTTAGCTGCACAGTTGCGTGAAGCTCTAAATCTAGTAGGCGATCGCCCAACCATAATCCGCCAGTTTACCGATAAGAGTTACCTCAAATCTGCCCTGAAAAATTCCCTTATTCGGGTGCCAAAGTATCTGATTTTTGCTCAAGACCAGTACCGTAAAGATCCAATTTCCTACTTAAAGTTTGTTCTAGAAGAACTAGGTAATCACATCTTTATCAAACCAGTTACCGGAGCCGGAAGTGAAAAAACTAGAAGAATTCATACTGTTGATGATTTGAAAGCTTGGTGTGACAGCAATGTAGATTCAAATGAAGAATTTGAATTTGATGAATTCATTAAAGGTCAATTATACAATACAAGTGTTGTCATCAAAAATGGTCAAGCTTGTTATTTTGCTGCTTGCAAGCACTATCGACCTAATGATGAATTCATTTATGGTCATCAAATCGGCAATATTGTTGTTAGAGAAGAAGATCCAGAATTTCAGAAACTTTGGCAATTTTCAAGTGATACGTTACAAAGTTTAGAACACGGTTATCCCAAAAATGGTGTAATCAATATTGATTTTTTCCTACAAGAAGGTAGCGAAGAACCGATTCTGATGGAAGTAGCTGCACGCAGCCCTGGAGAGTTTGTATCGAGAATGTTTGACATTTATCAGGGGGTACGTTTAAACGAGTTACATCTCCAATTACAGATTGGTGATTCCCCTGACATCATTCTCAAGGACAAGAATGAGTGGAAATACAGTGCTTACTCGATTCATCCCAAGCAGGACGGTGTTGTTACATCAATTGAAAAGCCAATTCTCGAAAGTGATGTGAAAGTTTATTGGCACATTTATTTGGAAGAGAAACTGAATGAATCGCAAAGTATGATGGATGTTGCTATTGCCATTGTTTTGAGCCATCATGACTTTTCAACCCTTCATAGGGATTATGAAGTAGCCAATTCTACCAATTTCTACAATACTAAGAAAGATTTTTTCTAG
- a CDS encoding 2OG-Fe(II) oxygenase family protein, with the protein MLNLDAIYHTTMQSVPYSYAVIENLLPKTASLELAASFPQEQFHLSIGEGYGYLWSEMLASNEDIALIYKFCDRASPELSARWRDRITQGRLSSNLGNLSSIWRQLIEELWTPAYRQALTQMSGVELKDCAMVIGFRRYNLGHCHRPHTDEPSKALTHLLFFNEQWSMDWGGCLRILLDEKPESVFQDIAPLGQFSAVIARSDNSWHMVTPVASTALQCRLALRIAFFHNLHAGA; encoded by the coding sequence ATGCTAAATTTAGATGCCATTTATCATACAACAATGCAATCAGTTCCATACAGTTATGCTGTGATAGAGAATTTGTTGCCCAAAACAGCTAGCTTGGAACTTGCTGCCAGCTTTCCCCAGGAACAGTTTCACTTATCAATAGGGGAAGGATATGGATACCTTTGGAGTGAGATGCTTGCTAGTAACGAGGATATTGCTTTGATCTACAAATTTTGCGATCGCGCCAGCCCTGAGTTGTCAGCTCGTTGGCGCGATCGCATTACACAAGGAAGATTATCTTCTAATCTTGGTAATCTCAGCAGTATTTGGCGACAACTGATAGAAGAACTGTGGACACCTGCTTACCGCCAAGCCTTAACACAGATGTCTGGGGTGGAACTTAAAGACTGTGCAATGGTGATTGGGTTTCGTCGATATAATCTAGGTCACTGTCATCGCCCTCATACTGATGAACCATCGAAAGCTTTGACTCACTTGCTATTTTTCAATGAACAATGGTCTATGGACTGGGGTGGTTGTTTGCGAATTCTCTTGGACGAAAAACCAGAATCTGTCTTCCAAGATATTGCACCACTGGGCCAGTTTTCGGCTGTGATTGCGCGCTCAGATAATTCCTGGCACATGGTAACTCCAGTAGCATCGACTGCACTACAGTGCCGATTGGCTCTCAGGATTGCTTTTTTTCACAATCTCCATGCAGGTGCTTAG
- a CDS encoding TOBE domain-containing protein: MEVSARNSLKGTIKEIHQGAVNSEVILEIVPGVEVTAIITKESVEHLQLQEGKQAIAVIKASDVIIATE; encoded by the coding sequence ATGGAAGTTAGCGCTCGTAATTCCTTAAAAGGAACTATTAAGGAAATTCACCAAGGAGCAGTCAACTCTGAGGTCATATTAGAAATTGTGCCTGGGGTGGAAGTAACTGCAATTATTACCAAAGAGTCAGTAGAGCATCTCCAACTTCAAGAGGGAAAACAAGCGATCGCTGTGATTAAAGCGTCAGATGTGATAATTGCTACAGAATAG
- the modD gene encoding ModD protein, which translates to MSADHKTKMSVFFSDEAIARLIQEDVPYLDLTTYGLGIGKQPGEIEFSTRHPMNICATEEAARVLKYCGAEVHYQVESGTVCQEKQLILQASGTAQALHSGWRVALNLMEYASGIASRTRVLVDTAKTVNQSISIVTTRKCFPGTRALSIKAVLAGGGFFHRLGLSETVLIFNQHLIFLGGIVGLIERMNELRRQFPEQHICVEVDTPEDAWMAAQAGVDLIQFDKIPLPDLEPLVLKLKQQYPNLKLAAAGGITSENIKDYASTGVGILVTSSPYFGKPCDIAVKMRMAQ; encoded by the coding sequence TTGTCAGCCGATCATAAAACTAAAATGAGTGTTTTCTTCTCAGATGAGGCGATCGCTAGGTTAATTCAGGAAGATGTTCCCTACCTAGATTTGACAACCTACGGACTTGGCATTGGTAAGCAACCTGGTGAAATCGAGTTTTCTACCCGTCATCCGATGAACATTTGCGCTACTGAAGAAGCAGCCAGAGTATTAAAATATTGTGGTGCCGAAGTTCATTATCAAGTCGAAAGTGGTACAGTCTGCCAAGAGAAGCAATTAATTCTTCAAGCTAGTGGCACTGCTCAAGCTTTGCATAGTGGCTGGAGAGTTGCTTTAAATTTGATGGAATACGCCTCCGGCATTGCTTCGCGTACAAGAGTATTAGTAGATACTGCTAAAACAGTAAATCAGTCTATTTCTATTGTGACTACTCGTAAATGTTTTCCAGGTACTAGAGCGCTTTCCATCAAAGCAGTTCTAGCTGGCGGGGGTTTTTTTCATCGCTTAGGATTATCTGAAACAGTTCTGATCTTTAACCAACACCTGATATTTCTAGGAGGTATAGTTGGGCTAATTGAGCGCATGAATGAACTGCGACGACAGTTTCCAGAACAACATATTTGCGTTGAAGTAGATACACCAGAAGATGCTTGGATGGCTGCTCAAGCAGGTGTAGATTTAATTCAGTTTGATAAAATTCCCCTACCAGACCTTGAGCCTCTAGTTTTGAAGTTGAAGCAGCAGTATCCAAACTTAAAACTAGCAGCGGCTGGTGGTATTACCTCTGAAAATATAAAGGATTATGCTAGCACTGGTGTAGGTATTTTAGTGACAAGTTCACCGTATTTTGGTAAACCGTGCGATATTGCAGTCAAAATGAGGATGGCACAGTAG